The segment GTTCGTATAGAGCAGGCAAAGCATTGTATGATGCTGCTGTAAGCCGGCCTGAACCAATACCTGTTTACGCAGAAATGGGAAGCAGTAACCCTGTTTTTATTTTGCCCAACGCAATGAAAGAAAAAGGAGCAGCTATTGCAGCAGCCTATTCCGGATCTGTAACAATGGGTGTTGGACAGTTTTGTACGAACCCGGGTATTTTATTTTATCATGCCAATGAAGATGATTCTTTCAAAAACAATTTGAAGACAGAGTTTGAAAAAACAAATGCCGGTGTTATGCTCACTCCTTTAATGTTCAAATCATACAAAGAAGCGGTGAAGCAGCATTTGCAAGTGAATGGTGTGGAGCAGTTGGCTGTTGGTGCTATCACAACAAACAACAACGGAAATAATATTGCAACACCGGTACTTTTCTCAACAAACAGCGAAACTTTTAAGAACAGTCCTTCTTTAAGCGAAGAAATTTTTGGACCGGCAAGCATTACTGTTACTACTGCCGGTAAAAATGAAATGCTGGAGATCGCTACAAAACTTTCGGGCCATTTAACTGCAACGATTCACGGAACAGAAGATGAGTTGGATGATTATAAAGAACTCATCAATATTCTTGAACAAAAAGTTGGACGGCTTGTAATAAACGGATTCCCTACGGGTGTAGAAGTATGCAGCGCAATGGTACATGGTGGGCCATTTCCATCAACTACCGATAGTAAGTCTACATCAGTTGGTACAGCAGCGATCTATCGTTTCACGAGACCGGTTTGCTATCAGAATATGCCTGATTCATTACTGCCCCTAGAATTAAAGAATAAAAATACATTGATGATTTGGCGGTTGATTAATGGAGAAAGGACAAATAAAGATTTAAATTAGCCCTCGAGGCAACCATGAAAATTATAAATCAAGGAAGATGAGTACACATTTAAGAAGTCACGATTGGTTTGGTAAAAAAAATAAAGACGGGATCATTTACCGCAGCTGGATGAAAAACCAGGGAATGCCTACCGATATGTTTGATGGCCGGCCGGTGATCGGTATTTGCAATACGTTCAGTGAACTCACACCTTGCAATGCACATTTTCGGGATCATGCAGAAGCTGTAAAACGTGGTGTGTTGGAAGCAGGCGGATTTCCGTTGGAGTTTCCAATCATGAGTTTGGGCGAAACATTGTTGAAACCAACAGCCATGTTATTTCGCAATCTGGCTGCCATGGATGCAGAAGAAAGTATTCGAGGCAATCCGATCGATGGCGTAGTGTTATTAACGGGTTGTGATAAAACAACACCATCAACAGTGATGGGCGCAGCGAGTGTGGGATTACCAACCATTGTTGTCCCAGGTGGACCAATGCTGAATGGACGTTATAAAGGACAAACCATCGGCAGTGGTACACATGTGTGGAAGTTTGATGAAGACATGAAGACGGGTAAAATGAGTCAGGAAGAAGTTGAATATGCAGAGAGTTGCATGAGCCGTAGTATTGGTCATTGTATGACCATGGGTACTGCAAGCACGATGGCGGTAATGGTTGAATCGTTAGGGTTAACATTGAGCGGTGCGTCAGCAATACCTGCAGCTGACAGCAGAAAAAAAGTAATGGCACAATTGAGTGGACGACGAATTGTGGAAATGGTGAAAGAAAATTTAACGATCGATAAAATATTAACGAGAGAAGCATTTGAAAACTCGATTAAGGTAAATGCTGCGGTTGGTGGTTCATCAAATTTTATTATTCATCTCACAGCTATTGCAGGAAGAATTGGTGTTGAATTAAACCTGGAAGATTTCGATACACTTGGCAGCAAGATTCCTTTGCTGTTAAACCTGATGCCTTCAGGATCTTACTTGATGGAAGATTTTTATTATGCAGGCGGGTTGCCGGTTATCTTAAATGAATTGAAAAAGGAACTGCATCAAAATGTGATCACTGTTACAGGAAAAAATCATCACGAAAACATCGCTGGAAATACAGAGTGTTACAACGAAGATGTCATTGCAAAATATGAAGCGCCTATAAAACCGGAAGCAGGTTGTGTTGTGGTAAAAGGGAACCTCGCAACAAACGGTGCGGTCATTAAACCATCAGCAGCTACGCCTGCATTAATGAAACATACCGGTCGTGCAGTGGTATTTGAAAGTATTGAAGATTACAATGCACGCATTGATGATCCGGAATTGGATATTGATGAAACCTGTGTAATGGTATTGAAATATGTTGGTCCTGTCGGTTACCCGGGCATGCCCGAAGTTGGCAACATGGCCTTGCCGAAAAAAATATTAGAGAAAGGAATTAAAGATATGGTGCGCATTAGCGATGGCCGCATGAGTGGCACTGCTTATGGCACTGCGGTATTGCATGTATCACCTGAAAGTGCAATTGGAGGTGCATTGGCATTGGTACAGAATGGCGATATGATTGAACTTGATGTCGAAAAAAGATTATTGCAATTGCATGTAAGCGATGAAGAGTTGGCCATACGAAAAGAAGCATGGCTGGCACCAAAACCTGCAGCTACCCGTGGTTATGTAAGTATGTATATTAAACATGTGATGGGCGCTGACAAAGGTGCTGATCTTGATTTTTTACAGGGCAGTTCGGGGAGTGTGGTAACGAGAGATTCGCATTGATAATAGAAACACAGATGACGCTGATGCTAATGATAAAAACGGATTATTAAAAAAATATGAAGCTATATAAATCAATATTCACTATTGCAGTAATTGTCATGCTTTCGTGCAGTAATGAAGAGAAACAAACTATGAGTGAATATAAGACAACGGGAACAGTTGAACGAATCGACTCTGCACTTGATTCAATTATTGATCCAGATGCAGTTGCTGAGATCATTGCCGAAGGTTTTAAATGGAGCGAAGGAACGTTATGGATCGAAAAAGAAAACATGTTGTTGTTCTCTGATGTGCCAAACAATATAGTTTACAAATGGACAGAAGCAAATGGAAAAGAAGTGTATCTCACTCCATCCGGTTATACCGACACTGTGAAGCGTAAGGGTGAAACCGGAAGTAACGGTTTGTTGTTAGACGCAAATGGGAATCTTGTTTTATGTCAGCATGGTAACAGACAAATGGCAAGAATGGATGCACCACTTAATCAACCCGCTGCGAAATTTATTACACTTGCAGACAAATATCAAGGCAAACGTTTGAGCAGTCCGAACGATGCAGTGTATAACAAAGCTGGTGAATTATTCTTTACTGATCCACCTTATGGATTGGAATCACAAAATGATAAAGATCCCAAAAAAGAAATTCCATTCAACGGTGTATATAAAGTAAAAACAAATGGTGAAATCATTTTATTAGTCGATAGTATTCCACGTCCTAATGGCATTGCTTTTCTTCCTGGTGAAAAGCAAATCATCATTGCCAGCTCCGATTGGAAAAATCCAAATTGGCTTATCTATGATGTGAAAGGCGATACATTAACCAATGGCCGGTTATTCTATAACAATATAGCAGCAGCCAAAGGACAGCCCGGTTCACCAGATGGATTGAAAGTAGATAGTAAAGGAAATGTATTTGCTACAGGTCCCGGTGGTATCTGGATATTCAACAAAGAAGGAAAAGTATTGGGCAAATTAAAACTCGATCAACCAACTTCAAACTGTGCATTAAGTCCCGATGAAAAAACATTGTACATCAGCAATAATATGCAGGTGTTGCGTTTTAAAATGAGAAAATAAATTGTACGCCATCGTGAAGAAATTTTTAGTCCTCATTTTCTTAACTACATCCATTGCATGTGCAGCACAGGATTCACTTTATAAACTTGGGCCTGATTCACAACGAAAAGATGGCGTACCAAAAGGAAGCGTTACAAAACATGAATGGCAAAGCAAGCTTTATAATAATTTTCGTGAATATTACATTTATGTGCCTGCACAATACGATGCTTCGAAACCGGCAGCATTAATGGTTTTTCAGGACGGACATAGTTATGTAAATGATTCAGGTGATTTTCGTGTTCCGATTGTTTATGACAATTTAATTCAGCAAAAGAAATTGCCTGTTACGATTTGTTTGTTTGTAAACCCTGGGCATAATACAAAAGACTATCCGCAAAACAGGTATGCATCAAGAAACCGTGCAGATGAATATGATGTACTGGATGATCGTTATGCAACGATGCTGATGGATGAACTTATTCCTGAACTGAAAAAGAAATATAATATCAGCAACGATCCAAAGATGCATGGCATTGGTGGTTTATCAAGCGGCGCAATCTGTGCATTTACAGCTGCATGGGAACATCCGGAATACTTCAGCAAAGTATTGAGTCATATCGGGAGCTATACAAATATCCGTGGAGGAAATAATTATCCATCGATCATCCGTAAACATAAAAAGAAGGACATTAAGATCTTTATGCAGGATGGCACCAATGATCTCGATAATGAACATGGCAACTGGTGGCTGGCTAATCTGGAAATGGAATCGGCATTAAAGTTCAAAGGCTACGAATTTAAGTTTGAAAAAGGATCAGGCACACATAGCGGAAAACATGGCGGGAGTATATTGCCTGCATCATTGATCTGGCTATGGAGCGATGTCACAAATAAATAAACAGATAATCATATAACATGAAATTATTCAAGACCAAAGCAGGCGTTGTTATTGAACAGGCCGATCAGTTTTTTTTAGTTGCAGATACAAGTTGGAATGAGTTTATTAATAATGACAACGTATTTGAAAACGCAAAAGCACTTACTTCTACATTAGCTGCTGGTGATAAAACATTAATTAACGAAGTGCTGCCTCCAATGGGAAGCGAGCAGGAATTGTGGGCCTGTGGTGTAACTTACTATCGCAGTATGGTTGGCCGACAGGAAGAAAGCAAAGCAGCAGGTGGTGCCGATTTTTACAGTAAGGTATATGAAGCCGAACGACCTGAATGTTTTTTTAAAAGTTCATTTCACCGTGTAGTAGGTCATAAAGATTTTGTACGCATTCGCAAAGACAGTACATGGGATGTACCGGAACCTGAGTTAACATTAGTAGTTACATCATCCGGTAAGATCATTGGTTATACAGTGGGTAACGATATGAGCAGCCGTAGTATTGAAGGCGAAAATCCTTTGTACCTGCCACAGGCAAAAACATATGATGGCTGTGCAGCAGTTGGTCCATGTGTTTATATCACAAATGAACACCTCTCGCCCGAAACAACGATTCATCTTTCTATAAAAAGAAATGCTGCCGTAGTATTTGAAGGAACGATCGCTATCAGCCAAATGAAACGCACGCCACAGGAACTGGTTTCGTTTATTTATCGTGAAAGCAGTTTTCCCCATGGCTGTTTAATCATGACAGGTACAGGCATTGTACCGGGCAGTGATTTCACCTTGCAAAGCGCCGATGAAATAAAAATTTCCATTGAGGGTATTGGTGACTTAGTGAATACTGTTAAGTAAACAGTCTACGATCATTTAAAAACAACTTCAATTGAAAAAGCTAAAATATTTTTTGTTTGCTTTACCTGTTACGCTCATCAGTTTCGCCTATATGAAAAAAGTGAATCATGGCCCTGCTGCCGATAAAACATTAAAAGATATTTATAAAGATGCATTCTTAATAGGTACTGCTGTTACACCACAAATCACATCAGGTGCCGACAAAGCTTCGCAGGATATCGTTATAAAACACTTCAATACCATTACTGTTGAAAATGTAATGAAAGCTGCATTGATCAATCCGGAGCCAGGTGTTTTTAATTTCAAACCTGCCGATGATTTTGTTGCTTTTGGAGAAAACCATAAAATGTTCATCATAGGCCACACATTAGTTTGGCATAACCAATGCCCGGCATGGTTTTTCACAAATGCAAATGGAAAACCAAATACAAAAGAAGAACAGATCGAACGACTGCGAAGTCATATTCAAACTGTTGCCG is part of the Lacibacter sediminis genome and harbors:
- a CDS encoding aldehyde dehydrogenase (NADP(+)) is translated as MIKEKQIIGYQFSDEGSETFFSYNPATSLNNEYAFSKAASAEVDKAVEKAAAAFQQYYKKSGEEKAVFLETIAAEIINAGDTLITVCSSETGLPQARIEGERGRTVNQLKMFAALLREGSWVDARIETAIPDRIPLPKPDIRYMHIAIGTVVVFGASNFPLAFSVAGGDTASALAAGCPVIVKAHSAHPATSAIVGKAIQTAARKTNMPDGVFSLLYGDGTTTGIQLVKHPHVKAVGFTGSYRAGKALYDAAVSRPEPIPVYAEMGSSNPVFILPNAMKEKGAAIAAAYSGSVTMGVGQFCTNPGILFYHANEDDSFKNNLKTEFEKTNAGVMLTPLMFKSYKEAVKQHLQVNGVEQLAVGAITTNNNGNNIATPVLFSTNSETFKNSPSLSEEIFGPASITVTTAGKNEMLEIATKLSGHLTATIHGTEDELDDYKELINILEQKVGRLVINGFPTGVEVCSAMVHGGPFPSTTDSKSTSVGTAAIYRFTRPVCYQNMPDSLLPLELKNKNTLMIWRLINGERTNKDLN
- a CDS encoding IlvD/Edd family dehydratase yields the protein MSTHLRSHDWFGKKNKDGIIYRSWMKNQGMPTDMFDGRPVIGICNTFSELTPCNAHFRDHAEAVKRGVLEAGGFPLEFPIMSLGETLLKPTAMLFRNLAAMDAEESIRGNPIDGVVLLTGCDKTTPSTVMGAASVGLPTIVVPGGPMLNGRYKGQTIGSGTHVWKFDEDMKTGKMSQEEVEYAESCMSRSIGHCMTMGTASTMAVMVESLGLTLSGASAIPAADSRKKVMAQLSGRRIVEMVKENLTIDKILTREAFENSIKVNAAVGGSSNFIIHLTAIAGRIGVELNLEDFDTLGSKIPLLLNLMPSGSYLMEDFYYAGGLPVILNELKKELHQNVITVTGKNHHENIAGNTECYNEDVIAKYEAPIKPEAGCVVVKGNLATNGAVIKPSAATPALMKHTGRAVVFESIEDYNARIDDPELDIDETCVMVLKYVGPVGYPGMPEVGNMALPKKILEKGIKDMVRISDGRMSGTAYGTAVLHVSPESAIGGALALVQNGDMIELDVEKRLLQLHVSDEELAIRKEAWLAPKPAATRGYVSMYIKHVMGADKGADLDFLQGSSGSVVTRDSH
- a CDS encoding SMP-30/gluconolactonase/LRE family protein, giving the protein MKLYKSIFTIAVIVMLSCSNEEKQTMSEYKTTGTVERIDSALDSIIDPDAVAEIIAEGFKWSEGTLWIEKENMLLFSDVPNNIVYKWTEANGKEVYLTPSGYTDTVKRKGETGSNGLLLDANGNLVLCQHGNRQMARMDAPLNQPAAKFITLADKYQGKRLSSPNDAVYNKAGELFFTDPPYGLESQNDKDPKKEIPFNGVYKVKTNGEIILLVDSIPRPNGIAFLPGEKQIIIASSDWKNPNWLIYDVKGDTLTNGRLFYNNIAAAKGQPGSPDGLKVDSKGNVFATGPGGIWIFNKEGKVLGKLKLDQPTSNCALSPDEKTLYISNNMQVLRFKMRK
- a CDS encoding alpha/beta hydrolase, with the protein product MKKFLVLIFLTTSIACAAQDSLYKLGPDSQRKDGVPKGSVTKHEWQSKLYNNFREYYIYVPAQYDASKPAALMVFQDGHSYVNDSGDFRVPIVYDNLIQQKKLPVTICLFVNPGHNTKDYPQNRYASRNRADEYDVLDDRYATMLMDELIPELKKKYNISNDPKMHGIGGLSSGAICAFTAAWEHPEYFSKVLSHIGSYTNIRGGNNYPSIIRKHKKKDIKIFMQDGTNDLDNEHGNWWLANLEMESALKFKGYEFKFEKGSGTHSGKHGGSILPASLIWLWSDVTNK
- a CDS encoding fumarylacetoacetate hydrolase family protein; the encoded protein is MKLFKTKAGVVIEQADQFFLVADTSWNEFINNDNVFENAKALTSTLAAGDKTLINEVLPPMGSEQELWACGVTYYRSMVGRQEESKAAGGADFYSKVYEAERPECFFKSSFHRVVGHKDFVRIRKDSTWDVPEPELTLVVTSSGKIIGYTVGNDMSSRSIEGENPLYLPQAKTYDGCAAVGPCVYITNEHLSPETTIHLSIKRNAAVVFEGTIAISQMKRTPQELVSFIYRESSFPHGCLIMTGTGIVPGSDFTLQSADEIKISIEGIGDLVNTVK